One stretch of Tepiditoga spiralis DNA includes these proteins:
- a CDS encoding Dna2/Cas4 domain-containing protein yields the protein MKQTGTLIWYYKICKREVWFMSRNIIPDQYDENIDYGRFLHEQVYQKKKKEISFGRVKFDLVYKSKDKLIIGEIKKTSKFCILQVKNKPNYN from the coding sequence ATGAAACAAACAGGAACTTTAATTTGGTATTATAAAATATGTAAAAGAGAAGTTTGGTTTATGTCAAGAAATATAATTCCGGATCAATATGATGAGAATATAGATTATGGAAGATTTTTACATGAACAAGTTTATCAAAAGAAGAAAAAAGAAATATCTTTTGGAAGAGTTAAATTTGATTTAGTATACAAATCAAAAGATAAACTTATTATAGGTGAAATAAAAAAAACATCTAAATTTTGTATTTTGCAAGTGAAGAATAAGCCAAATTACAATTGA
- the cas3 gene encoding CRISPR-associated helicase Cas3', with product MLYSHENIKLIDHLKGVLNIGVDVYKNKKKLLFPFEKKHIEVALKNMLFFHDLGKSTAFFQQYLKESIENEEISVSKDLRKHSLISALYAGLKTYKDTNSKILSLIVFESIKKHHGNLEDFDSAIFIEDEHLKKIWDNLNFKDLNIKNEIKYFEIKDYIDFLYDLDEQSFKDEYYFILNFFFSILTYSDKTEVIFHKKIKNIYFSDVKNFVNKYKAIKFKNVVSNELNELRESAYLESFTNLNDAKIFSLNLPTGIGKTLNAFNLAFNSLNSQYNKIIYALPYTSIVDQTAKIAVEMLKINELVPENYLTVHHHLSEIEYKNNDDFYKGEKAQFLIENWDKPLIITTFWQLFNSIITNQNLTLRKFHNISNSIIILDEIQTLPYIYWNLIKDIFEKITKIFNIKIIIMTATMPFIFKEDKINIFPLINDKKKYFSKFSRYKISKINNLNTIYLEDISEIALKDLKENPQKDFLFVFNTIKSSTEFFKLLKENINEKITYLSTNITPIERLERINYIKTSKKRKIVVSTQLIEAGVDIDLDVIYRDLAPLDNIIQTAGRCNRNNKNQMGLLKLFSLKRNKSSKKEDFEYIYKKVVLIPTKEVLRDIEIIYEKDLLEYLEIYYKKIHNNMSTDMSKKILENIKKLNYDKIYKNFNLIENTLSVSIFIEKDEKASKILKVFKNILSINDFYKRKESFLKIKKEFYDYTISLIITKENFNSIKNFEEYGNIKILTKEMIDLYYDKNIGFINKSNEFII from the coding sequence ATGCTTTACTCTCATGAAAATATTAAATTGATAGATCATTTAAAAGGTGTTTTAAATATAGGTGTTGATGTTTATAAAAATAAAAAAAAGCTGTTATTTCCTTTTGAAAAAAAGCATATTGAAGTTGCTTTAAAAAATATGTTATTTTTTCATGATTTAGGAAAATCAACAGCTTTTTTTCAGCAATATTTAAAAGAATCGATAGAAAATGAAGAAATAAGTGTTTCAAAAGATTTAAGAAAACATTCATTAATATCTGCTTTGTATGCAGGGTTAAAAACATATAAAGATACAAATTCAAAGATATTATCTTTAATTGTATTCGAATCAATAAAAAAGCATCATGGAAATTTGGAAGATTTTGATAGTGCAATATTTATTGAAGATGAACATTTAAAAAAAATATGGGATAATTTAAATTTTAAAGATTTAAATATAAAAAACGAAATTAAATACTTTGAAATAAAAGACTATATTGATTTTTTATATGATTTAGATGAACAGTCTTTTAAAGATGAATATTATTTTATTTTAAATTTCTTTTTTTCAATATTAACTTATTCAGATAAAACAGAAGTTATTTTTCATAAAAAAATAAAAAATATTTATTTTTCAGATGTCAAAAATTTTGTTAATAAATATAAAGCTATTAAATTTAAAAATGTAGTATCAAATGAATTAAATGAATTGAGAGAAAGTGCTTATTTAGAATCTTTTACTAATTTAAATGATGCAAAAATATTTTCTTTAAATCTTCCAACAGGAATAGGAAAAACTTTGAATGCATTTAATTTAGCTTTTAATTCTTTAAATTCACAGTACAATAAAATAATATATGCATTACCTTATACATCAATAGTAGATCAAACTGCAAAAATTGCAGTTGAAATGCTTAAAATTAATGAATTAGTTCCAGAAAATTATCTTACAGTACATCATCATTTGTCTGAAATAGAATATAAAAATAATGATGATTTTTATAAAGGTGAAAAAGCTCAATTTTTAATAGAAAATTGGGATAAACCACTTATAATAACAACATTTTGGCAATTATTTAATTCAATAATAACTAATCAAAATTTGACATTAAGAAAGTTTCATAATATTTCAAATAGTATAATAATTTTAGATGAAATTCAAACATTACCCTATATTTATTGGAATTTGATAAAGGATATATTTGAAAAAATAACGAAAATATTTAATATAAAAATAATAATAATGACGGCAACAATGCCTTTTATATTTAAAGAAGATAAAATAAATATTTTTCCTCTTATAAATGATAAGAAAAAATATTTTTCAAAATTTTCAAGATATAAAATATCAAAGATAAATAATTTAAATACAATTTATTTAGAGGATATTTCTGAAATAGCATTAAAAGATTTAAAGGAAAATCCACAGAAAGATTTTTTATTTGTTTTTAATACTATAAAGAGTAGTACTGAATTTTTTAAGCTATTAAAGGAAAACATAAATGAAAAAATAACATATCTTTCTACTAATATAACTCCAATTGAAAGATTAGAAAGAATAAATTATATAAAAACTTCCAAAAAAAGAAAAATAGTAGTATCTACTCAATTAATTGAAGCTGGTGTAGATATAGATTTGGATGTTATTTACAGAGATTTAGCACCACTTGATAATATAATACAAACAGCAGGTAGATGCAATAGGAACAATAAAAATCAAATGGGACTTTTAAAATTATTTTCTTTAAAAAGAAATAAAAGTAGTAAAAAAGAAGATTTTGAATACATATATAAAAAAGTAGTATTAATTCCAACAAAAGAAGTATTAAGAGATATTGAAATCATATATGAAAAAGATTTGTTAGAATATTTAGAAATTTATTATAAAAAAATACACAATAATATGTCAACAGATATGTCAAAAAAAATTTTAGAAAATATAAAAAAGTTAAATTACGATAAAATATATAAAAATTTTAACTTAATAGAAAATACTTTAAGTGTATCTATTTTTATTGAAAAAGATGAAAAAGCATCAAAAATACTAAAAGTTTTTAAAAATATTTTATCTATAAATGATTTTTATAAAAGAAAAGAATCATTTTTAAAAATAAAAAAAGAGTTTTATGATTATACAATCTCATTAATAATTACTAAAGAAAATTTTAACTCAATAAAAAATTTTGAAGAATATGGAAATATAAAAATTTTAACAAAAGAAATGATAGATCTTTACTATGATAAAAATATAGGATTTATTAATAAATCTAATGAATTTATTATATAA
- the cas5b gene encoding type I-B CRISPR-associated protein Cas5b encodes MDKILVFDLWSDFGHFKVPYTTTSPLTFPVPPKTTVYGILSAILGLDKNEYLKYYKDKQTKIGISIKNSIQKILIPENLINTRYVPLFARMNSRKKAPRTQIRFEFLKNPKYRVFVSMKNNSLFEQLIQNIKQHKSIYTVSMGISECLANFKYVGEFDYVVKNKGKELTSIIPIDFVEKINFFDTQKKYLKIHLPTEFNINRVLVESRDFLIERTGKSINLEIKEYIDIPEINEKVVLF; translated from the coding sequence ATGGATAAGATATTAGTTTTTGACCTTTGGAGTGACTTTGGTCACTTCAAAGTTCCATATACAACAACATCGCCTTTGACGTTTCCAGTTCCACCAAAAACAACAGTTTATGGTATTTTATCTGCTATTTTAGGATTAGATAAAAATGAATATTTAAAATATTATAAAGATAAACAAACTAAAATTGGAATTTCTATAAAAAACTCTATACAAAAAATTTTAATACCAGAAAATTTGATAAATACAAGATATGTTCCATTATTTGCAAGAATGAATTCAAGGAAAAAAGCACCAAGAACACAAATAAGATTTGAATTTTTAAAAAATCCAAAGTATAGAGTTTTTGTATCAATGAAAAATAATAGTTTGTTTGAACAATTGATACAAAATATAAAACAACATAAATCAATTTATACTGTATCAATGGGTATTTCAGAGTGTTTAGCAAATTTTAAATATGTTGGTGAATTTGATTATGTTGTAAAAAACAAAGGAAAAGAATTAACTTCAATAATTCCTATTGACTTTGTAGAAAAAATAAATTTTTTTGATACACAAAAAAAATATTTAAAAATACATCTTCCAACTGAATTTAATATTAATAGAGTTTTAGTTGAATCAAGAGATTTTTTAATTGAAAGAACTGGAAAATCAATAAATCTAGAAATAAAAGAGTATATTGATATACCAGAAATAAATGAAAAAGTAGTGTTGTTTTGA